The following proteins are co-located in the Methanolacinia paynteri genome:
- a CDS encoding MFS transporter: MNTKSTNNQQNSNFAEGGGRRGIQYKWVALSNTTIAMFMAAVNGSILLISLPAIFNGININPLTSFQYLLWILMGYGVVTATLLLSFGRLSDMYGRVRLYNIGFAIFTVGSVLLFFTPDTGDAGAIELIVFRLIQAIGAAFIFSNSAAILTDAFPPDERGKALGLNQVAAIAGQFIGLIIGGLLAVFNWRYVFLISVPFGVIGTIWAFLKLKETDCREKRPQKIDIWGNLVFIGGLTIFLIGITYALIPYGDSPMGWGSPFVIASLVAGFLLLVAFPFIEMRVEDPMFRIDLFRVRNFAFGNAAGFLSALARGGVMIILILLLQGIWLPLHGYSFESTPFWAGIYMLPLTIGFVVMGPISGILSDRYGARWLSTAGMVLVGISFLVLAALPYDFDYLPFALALLIMGLGNGLFASPNSAAIMNSVGPGERGVASGMMATLMNSGFVLSMGMFFTIIVVELTKAFPPVLTSALTAANATSLIADMSAIPPTGALFAAFLGYNPVEMIIDGLSPALVANIAPATIATLTNTVWFPTTLAEAFMPSLGLSFYIGAALSFVAAVLCAMRGNKYIEELDNAPGKD, encoded by the coding sequence ATGAATACAAAATCTACAAATAATCAGCAAAATTCCAACTTTGCCGAAGGGGGCGGCAGGAGGGGTATACAATATAAATGGGTCGCACTCTCGAATACGACCATCGCAATGTTCATGGCAGCGGTGAACGGGAGCATCCTCCTGATCTCCCTGCCGGCGATCTTCAACGGCATCAATATAAATCCCCTCACTTCGTTCCAGTACCTTCTCTGGATTCTGATGGGATATGGTGTGGTGACGGCGACGCTGCTCCTTAGTTTCGGGCGTCTCTCCGATATGTACGGACGTGTCAGGCTTTACAACATAGGCTTTGCAATATTTACGGTGGGTTCGGTCCTCCTCTTTTTTACACCGGATACGGGTGACGCCGGGGCGATTGAACTGATTGTCTTCAGGTTAATACAGGCGATAGGTGCGGCGTTTATATTCTCGAACAGTGCCGCGATACTCACCGATGCATTTCCGCCTGACGAGCGCGGGAAAGCGCTCGGCCTCAACCAGGTGGCAGCTATCGCCGGCCAGTTTATCGGCCTCATTATCGGCGGGCTGCTGGCTGTGTTCAACTGGAGGTATGTCTTCCTGATAAGTGTGCCGTTCGGGGTGATCGGTACGATCTGGGCATTTTTAAAACTCAAAGAGACTGACTGCCGGGAAAAGAGGCCCCAGAAGATCGATATATGGGGAAATCTGGTATTTATCGGAGGTCTGACGATTTTCCTGATCGGCATAACCTACGCCCTGATACCATACGGGGATTCGCCGATGGGCTGGGGAAGTCCGTTCGTGATCGCCTCTCTTGTCGCGGGCTTCCTGCTGCTTGTCGCATTTCCGTTTATCGAGATGAGGGTGGAAGATCCGATGTTCAGGATAGATCTCTTCAGGGTCAGGAATTTTGCATTCGGCAATGCCGCCGGTTTTCTCTCCGCCCTTGCCCGCGGCGGAGTGATGATAATTCTGATCCTGCTTCTTCAGGGTATCTGGCTGCCACTGCACGGTTACAGTTTCGAATCTACTCCGTTCTGGGCGGGAATATACATGCTGCCGCTCACGATCGGTTTTGTTGTGATGGGGCCGATCTCAGGCATTCTCTCCGACAGGTACGGTGCACGCTGGCTGAGTACAGCGGGAATGGTGCTGGTCGGGATCTCGTTCCTGGTTCTTGCAGCACTCCCGTATGACTTCGATTACCTGCCCTTTGCTCTGGCTCTGCTTATTATGGGTCTTGGAAACGGACTGTTCGCATCCCCCAATTCGGCGGCCATCATGAATTCGGTAGGACCCGGCGAGCGTGGTGTCGCTTCCGGAATGATGGCAACCCTGATGAATTCGGGCTTCGTTCTCTCGATGGGAATGTTCTTCACGATCATAGTTGTGGAGCTTACCAAGGCGTTTCCCCCGGTGCTGACATCAGCTCTTACAGCCGCCAATGCAACATCGCTCATCGCCGACATGAGTGCGATACCACCGACAGGAGCCCTTTTCGCTGCGTTCCTGGGATATAATCCGGTGGAGATGATCATTGACGGGCTATCGCCTGCACTGGTTGCAAACATAGCGCCTGCAACGATTGCTACCCTGACAAATACGGTCTGGTTCCCGACGACTCTCGCGGAGGCGTTCATGCCGTCGCTCGGTTTGTCGTTCTATATCGGGGCAGCACTTTCGTTTGTCGCCGCAGTCCTGTGTGCGATGAGGGGCAACAAATACATCGAGGAGCTCGACAACGCACCGGGGAAAGACTGA
- a CDS encoding universal stress protein, translating to MAGKLFGKVLIATDGSENNRSALEEGIKVVRECGGAGYAVYVIDSHTLSTSSAEIPVGDACEVSMDEAKKAFDLLKSLSGDVKFETKILDGRPGMEIVKFAEKEGIDLIVIGTKGKKGLERLLLGSVAEEVIRSATCKVLVVK from the coding sequence ATGGCAGGTAAGTTGTTTGGCAAAGTTCTGATTGCAACGGACGGTTCGGAGAACAACAGGAGTGCTCTTGAGGAGGGCATAAAAGTCGTTCGTGAATGCGGGGGTGCCGGTTACGCGGTTTATGTTATCGACTCCCACACGCTGTCCACGTCCTCGGCCGAGATCCCTGTAGGCGATGCCTGCGAGGTTTCGATGGACGAGGCGAAGAAAGCGTTCGATCTGCTGAAGTCCCTGTCTGGAGATGTTAAGTTTGAGACGAAGATCCTTGACGGCAGACCGGGAATGGAGATCGTGAAGTTTGCCGAAAAAGAAGGAATAGACCTGATTGTTATCGGCACGAAGGGAAAGAAGGGGCTTGAGCGGCTGCTTTTGGGAAGCGTCGCGGAAGAAGTGATCCGCTCTGCTACCTGCAAAGTGCTTGTCGTGAAATGA